From Acanthopagrus latus isolate v.2019 chromosome 22, fAcaLat1.1, whole genome shotgun sequence, the proteins below share one genomic window:
- the pum2 gene encoding pumilio homolog 2 isoform X3, whose amino-acid sequence MLMQATLSRGMSVPCSILGMNDVAWQETRGGMLHANGAPETGGVRVHGGGPLATVGGGGQAPGVPHLQGMDRVVNPTPGTPQPPLSGRSQDDATVGYFFQRQPGEQLGGCTPSKHRWPTGDANHVDQVRAVDEMNYDFQALALESRGMGELLPAKKLWDSDELAKDGRKGMLLGEEWRDNAWGSSHHSVSQPIMVQRRPGQSFHGNGDANSVLSPRSEGGGLGVSMVEYVLSSSPGDKMDGRYRNGGYGGGDVDQDGREKSDAQEKVSPFEEDKSPEMKVGEESDPTKANGRGLLNGMDRDCKDFNPTPGSRQASPTEAIERMGPSQTGLEMMGQHHPHLQQHNPAQNKAPAEDFQNQEAQNMGGMEQQGGVESLQFDYAGNQIQVDSSGTPVGLFDYSSQQQLFQRSNPLTVQQLTAAQQQQYALAAAQQQHLAGLAPAFVPNPYIINAGPPGTDPYTAAGLAAAATLAGPTVVPPQYYGVPWGVYPANLFQQQAASTANHSANQQASNQGPGPGQPQVMRTGNNQRPLTPGQGQQSQQESLAAAAAANPALAYAGMPGYQVLAPAAYYDQTGALVMGPGARTSLGGPVRLVQTPLLINPAAAQAAAVSASGSGNNMSGPPANGLYRSMPQPQPQPQQQQAPPPSSGLPSSSFYGSGSVPNTSQSSSLFSHTSAAPPSSSLGFSSTGGSLGVGLGSALGGFGSSVSSSTSSSVSRRDSLLASSDLYKRGGSSLTPIGQPFYNSLGYSSSPSPIGLTPGHSPLTPPPSLPSSHGSSSSLHLGGLTNGSGRYISAAPGAEAKYRSAGGTSSLFNSSSQLFPPSRPRYSRSDVMPSGRSRLLEDFRNNRFPNLQLRDLPGHMVEFSQDQHGSRFIQQKLERATPAERQMVFGEILQAAYQLMTDVFGNYVIQKFFEFGSADQKLALATRIRGHVLPLALQMYGCRVIQKALESISSDQQVISDIVRELDGHVLKCVKDQNGNHVVQKCIECVQPQALQFIIDAFQGQVFVLSTHPYGCRVIQRILEHCTQEQTLPILEELHQHSEQLGQKYQGVSLEMTPKTYYTVSRDALFKDQYGNYVIQHVLEHGRPEDKSKIVAEVRGKVLVLSQHKFASNVVEKCVIHSSRAERALLIDEVCCQKDGPHSALYTMMKDQYANYVVQRMIDMAEPAQRKIIMHKIRPHIATLRKYTYGKHILAKLEKYYMKSGSELGPIGGPTNGLM is encoded by the exons ATGTTAATGCAAGCCAC GCTTTCCCGTGGAATGAGCGTTCCATGCAGCATCCTAGGTATGAATGACGTGGCCTGGCAGGAGACAAGAGGTGGGATGCTGCATGCAAATGGTGCTCCTGAGACCGGAGGTGTCAGAGTTCATGGTGGGGGGCCCTTAGCCACAGTTGGAGGAGGTGGACAGGCTCCTGGAGTTCCACATTTACAGGGCATGGACAGGGTTGTCAACCCTACCCCAGGTACCCCGCAGCCTCCACTGAGTGGACGATCTCAGGATGATGCCACAGTTGGATACTTCTTCCAGAGGCAGCCTGGAGAGCAACTCGGAGGTTGCACGCCCAGCAAGCACCGTTGGCCGACTGGAGACGCCAATCATGTTGATCAG GTCCGTGCTGTGGATGAAATGAACTATGACTTCCAGGCTCTTGCTTTGGAGTCAAGGGGAATGGGAGAG CTTCTGCCAGCAAAAAAGCTGTGGGATTCTGATGAGTTGGCCAAGGATGGAAGGAAAGGGATGCTTCTTGGCGAGGAATGGAGGGACAATGCATGGGGATCATCTC ATCATTCAGTGTCTCAGCCAATCATGGTGCAGCGGCGACCAGGCCAGAGTTTCCATGGGAATGGTGATGCCAATTCTGTGCTTTCACCTCGCTCAGAAGGTGGAGGCCTTGGGGTGAGCATGGTGGAGTATGTCCTGAGCTCCTCCCCTGGTGACAAAATGGATGGTCGCTACAGGAATGGTGGATAT GGTGGTGGAGATGTTGACCAAGATGGGAGAGAGAAGAGTGATGCCCAAGAGAAAGTGTCCCCCTTTGAAGAGGACAAGAGCCCAGAGATGAAggtgggagaggagagtgaTCCCACTAAAGCCAACGGAAGAGGCCTACTAAATGGCATGGACAGAGACTGCAAAGATTTTAA TCCAACCCCTGGAAGCCGTCAAGCCTCCCCCACTGAGGCCATCGAGCGGATGGGTCCTAGTCAGACAGGTTTGGAGATGATGGGACAGCACCACCCACACCTCCAACAGCACAACCCCGCTCAAAACAAGGCCCCAGCTGAGGACTTCCAGAACCAGGAGGCCCAGAACATGGGAGGAATGGAGCAGCAAGGTGGTGTGGAGTCCCTCCAGTTCGACTATGCGGGAAATCAGATTCAGGTGGACTCATCGGGGACTCCAGTCGGATTATTTGATTACAGCTCCCAGCAGCAG ttgttccaGAGATCTAATCCCCTGACCGTTCAACAgctcactgcagctcagcaacAACAGTACGCCCTTGctgcagcccagcagcagcatcttg CTGGCCTTGCTCCTGCATTTGTGCCAAACCCTTACATCATCAATGCTGGCCCCCCTGGAACTGATCCCTACACTGCTGCCgggctggcagcagcagccacgCTTGCAG GTCCCACAGTGGTTCCACCACAGTACTATGGTGTTCCTTGGGGTGTGTACCCGGCCAATCTTTTCCAGCAACAGGCTGCATCAACTGCCAATCACTCAGCTAATCAGCAAGCATCCAATCAGGGACCAGGGCCTGGCCAACCTCAG GTGATGCGTACAGGAAACAACCAGCGACCTCTTACACCTGGTCAAGGTCAACAGAGCCAGCAAGAATCTctagctgcagcagctgctgcaaacCCTGCACTGGCCTATGCAGGAATGCCTG GTTATCAGGTGTTGGCCCCTGCAGCCTATTATGACCAGACTGGGGCCCTGGTAATGGGACCTGGTGCCCGAACTAGTCTAGGTGGGCCAGTCCGTCTAGTCCAGACCCCTCTCCTCATaaaccctgcagcagcacaagctG CTGCGGTGTCAGCATCTGGCTCCGGTAACAACATGTCTGGTCCTCCAGCCAACGGACTGTACCGCTCAATGCCTCAACCTCAGCcccagccgcagcagcagcaggctccCCCGCCCAGCAGTGGCCTGCCCTCCAGCTCTTTCTATGGCTCTGGATCAGTCCCCAATACGTCTCAGAGTAGTTCCCTTTTCTCACACACCTCTGCTGCACCACCAAGCTCCTCCCTGGGCTTCAGCAGTACCGGTGGCTCTCTTGGCGTTGGCCTGGGCTCTGCTCTTGGAGGCTTTGGCTCCTCTG tATCCAGCTCTACCAGTAGCAGTGTGTCTCGCAGGGACTCCCTCTTGGCAAGTTCTGACTTATACAAACGCGGCGGCAGCAGTTTAACCCCCATCGGCCAGCCCTTTTACAACAGCCTGGGATACTCGTCTTCACCCAGTCCTATTGGCCTCACACCAGGTCACTCCCCACTcactcctcccccctctctgccctcctctcatGGATCTTCCTCTAGCCTTCACCTAG GTGGCCTGACCAATGGCAGCGGGCGTTACATTTCGGCAGCACCTGGAGCTGAGGCAAAGTATCGTAGCGCCGGAGGGACATCCAGTCTATTCAATTCCAGCAGCCAGCTGTTCCCTCCCTCTCGACCCCGCTACAGTCGCTCCGATGTCATGCCGTCCGGACGTAGCCGCCTACTGGAGGACTTCAGGAACAATCGCTTCCCAAACCTCCAGCTCCGTGATCTACCTGGACACATGGTGGAGTTCTCTCAAGACCAGCATGGATCCAG ATTTATCCAGCAGAAGCTTGAAAGAGCCACTCCTGCTGAGAGGCAGATGGTGTTTGGAGAGATTCTGCAAGCAGCGTACCAACTGATGACTGATGTGTTTGGAAATTACGTCATCCAAAAGTTCTTTGAG TTTGGAAGTGCAGACCAAAAGCTGGCTTTGGCAACACGTATCCGTGGACACGTCCTGCCCCTGGCTTTGCAGATGTATGGTTGCAGGGTCATTCAGAAAGCCCTGGAGTCGATTTCCTCAGACCAGCAGGTAATT agCGACATCGTCCGAGAGCTTGATGGTCACGTCTTGAAGTGTGTCAAGGACCAGAATGGCAACCATGTGGTTCAGAAATGTATTGAGTGTGTCCAGCCGCAGGCCCTGCAGTTCATTATTGATGCCTTCCAGGGACAG GTGTTCGTGCTCTCCACACACCCTTATGGCTGCAGAGTCATCCAAAGGATTTTGGAGCACTGCACCCAGGAGCAGACTCTGCCCATCCTGGAAGAGCTGCATCAGCACTCTGAGCAGCTGGGCCAG AAATATCAAGGCGTATCATTGGAGATGACACCCAAAACATATTATACAGTGTCCCGTGATGCACTGTTCAAG GATCAGTACGGGAACTACGTCATTCAGCATGTTTTGGAGCACGGCAGGCCAGAGGATAAGAGCAAGATAGTCGCAGAGGTTCGTGGGAAGGTTCTCGTCCTTAGCCAACACAAATTTGCAAG TAATGTCGTGGAGAAGTGTGTGATCCACTCCTCACGTGCAGAGAGAGCTCTGCTGATCGATGAAGTGTGCTGCCAGAAAGACGGACCCCACAGCGCCCTGTACACCATGATGAAGGACCAGTATGCCAACTATGTTGTCCAAAGAATGATTGACATGGCAGAACCTGCTCAGCGCAAAATCATCATGCACAAG aTCCGGCCTCACATTGCCACTTTACGCAAGTACACCTATGGGAAGCACATTCTAGCCAAGCTAGAAAAGTACTACATGAAGAGTGGATCCGAACTGGGTCCCATTGGTGGCCCCACGAACGGCCTTATGTAG
- the pum2 gene encoding pumilio homolog 2 isoform X7, with protein sequence MLMQATLSRGMSVPCSILGMNDVAWQETRGGMLHANGAPETGGVRVHGGGPLATVGGGGQAPGVPHLQGMDRVVNPTPGTPQPPLSGRSQDDATVGYFFQRQPGEQLGGCTPSKHRWPTGDANHVDQVRAVDEMNYDFQALALESRGMGELLPAKKLWDSDELAKDGRKGMLLGEEWRDNAWGSSHHSVSQPIMVQRRPGQSFHGNGDANSVLSPRSEGGGLGVSMVEYVLSSSPGDKMDGRYRNGGYGGGDVDQDGREKSDAQEKVSPFEEDKSPEMKVGEESDPTKANGRGLLNGMDRDCKDFNPTPGSRQASPTEAIERMGPSQTGLEMMGQHHPHLQQHNPAQNKAPAEDFQNQEAQNMGGMEQQGGVESLQFDYAGNQIQVDSSGTPVGLFDYSSQQQLFQRSNPLTVQQLTAAQQQQYALAAAQQQHLAGLAPAFVPNPYIINAGPPGTDPYTAAGLAAAATLAGPTVVPPQYYGVPWGVYPANLFQQQAASTANHSANQQASNQGPGPGQPQVMRTGNNQRPLTPGQGQQSQQESLAAAAAANPALAYAGMPGYQVLAPAAYYDQTGALVMGPGARTSLGGPVRLVQTPLLINPAAAQAAAAVSASGSGNNMSGPPANGLYRSMPQPQPQPQQQQAPPPSSGLPSSSFYGSGSVPNTSQSSSLFSHTSAAPPSSSLGFSSTGGSLGVGLGSALGGFGSSVSSSTSSSVSRRDSLLASSDLYKRGGSSLTPIGQPFYNSLGYSSSPSPIGLTPGHSPLTPPPSLPSSHGSSSSLHLGGLTNGSGRYISAAPGAEAKYRSAGGTSSLFNSSSQLFPPSRPRYSRSDVMPSGRSRLLEDFRNNRFPNLQLRDLPGHMVEFSQDQHGSRFIQQKLERATPAERQMVFGEILQAAYQLMTDVFGNYVIQKFFEFGSADQKLALATRIRGHVLPLALQMYGCRVIQKALESISSDQQSDIVRELDGHVLKCVKDQNGNHVVQKCIECVQPQALQFIIDAFQGQVFVLSTHPYGCRVIQRILEHCTQEQTLPILEELHQHSEQLGQDQYGNYVIQHVLEHGRPEDKSKIVAEVRGKVLVLSQHKFASNVVEKCVIHSSRAERALLIDEVCCQKDGPHSALYTMMKDQYANYVVQRMIDMAEPAQRKIIMHKIRPHIATLRKYTYGKHILAKLEKYYMKSGSELGPIGGPTNGLM encoded by the exons ATGTTAATGCAAGCCAC GCTTTCCCGTGGAATGAGCGTTCCATGCAGCATCCTAGGTATGAATGACGTGGCCTGGCAGGAGACAAGAGGTGGGATGCTGCATGCAAATGGTGCTCCTGAGACCGGAGGTGTCAGAGTTCATGGTGGGGGGCCCTTAGCCACAGTTGGAGGAGGTGGACAGGCTCCTGGAGTTCCACATTTACAGGGCATGGACAGGGTTGTCAACCCTACCCCAGGTACCCCGCAGCCTCCACTGAGTGGACGATCTCAGGATGATGCCACAGTTGGATACTTCTTCCAGAGGCAGCCTGGAGAGCAACTCGGAGGTTGCACGCCCAGCAAGCACCGTTGGCCGACTGGAGACGCCAATCATGTTGATCAG GTCCGTGCTGTGGATGAAATGAACTATGACTTCCAGGCTCTTGCTTTGGAGTCAAGGGGAATGGGAGAG CTTCTGCCAGCAAAAAAGCTGTGGGATTCTGATGAGTTGGCCAAGGATGGAAGGAAAGGGATGCTTCTTGGCGAGGAATGGAGGGACAATGCATGGGGATCATCTC ATCATTCAGTGTCTCAGCCAATCATGGTGCAGCGGCGACCAGGCCAGAGTTTCCATGGGAATGGTGATGCCAATTCTGTGCTTTCACCTCGCTCAGAAGGTGGAGGCCTTGGGGTGAGCATGGTGGAGTATGTCCTGAGCTCCTCCCCTGGTGACAAAATGGATGGTCGCTACAGGAATGGTGGATAT GGTGGTGGAGATGTTGACCAAGATGGGAGAGAGAAGAGTGATGCCCAAGAGAAAGTGTCCCCCTTTGAAGAGGACAAGAGCCCAGAGATGAAggtgggagaggagagtgaTCCCACTAAAGCCAACGGAAGAGGCCTACTAAATGGCATGGACAGAGACTGCAAAGATTTTAA TCCAACCCCTGGAAGCCGTCAAGCCTCCCCCACTGAGGCCATCGAGCGGATGGGTCCTAGTCAGACAGGTTTGGAGATGATGGGACAGCACCACCCACACCTCCAACAGCACAACCCCGCTCAAAACAAGGCCCCAGCTGAGGACTTCCAGAACCAGGAGGCCCAGAACATGGGAGGAATGGAGCAGCAAGGTGGTGTGGAGTCCCTCCAGTTCGACTATGCGGGAAATCAGATTCAGGTGGACTCATCGGGGACTCCAGTCGGATTATTTGATTACAGCTCCCAGCAGCAG ttgttccaGAGATCTAATCCCCTGACCGTTCAACAgctcactgcagctcagcaacAACAGTACGCCCTTGctgcagcccagcagcagcatcttg CTGGCCTTGCTCCTGCATTTGTGCCAAACCCTTACATCATCAATGCTGGCCCCCCTGGAACTGATCCCTACACTGCTGCCgggctggcagcagcagccacgCTTGCAG GTCCCACAGTGGTTCCACCACAGTACTATGGTGTTCCTTGGGGTGTGTACCCGGCCAATCTTTTCCAGCAACAGGCTGCATCAACTGCCAATCACTCAGCTAATCAGCAAGCATCCAATCAGGGACCAGGGCCTGGCCAACCTCAG GTGATGCGTACAGGAAACAACCAGCGACCTCTTACACCTGGTCAAGGTCAACAGAGCCAGCAAGAATCTctagctgcagcagctgctgcaaacCCTGCACTGGCCTATGCAGGAATGCCTG GTTATCAGGTGTTGGCCCCTGCAGCCTATTATGACCAGACTGGGGCCCTGGTAATGGGACCTGGTGCCCGAACTAGTCTAGGTGGGCCAGTCCGTCTAGTCCAGACCCCTCTCCTCATaaaccctgcagcagcacaagctG CAGCTGCGGTGTCAGCATCTGGCTCCGGTAACAACATGTCTGGTCCTCCAGCCAACGGACTGTACCGCTCAATGCCTCAACCTCAGCcccagccgcagcagcagcaggctccCCCGCCCAGCAGTGGCCTGCCCTCCAGCTCTTTCTATGGCTCTGGATCAGTCCCCAATACGTCTCAGAGTAGTTCCCTTTTCTCACACACCTCTGCTGCACCACCAAGCTCCTCCCTGGGCTTCAGCAGTACCGGTGGCTCTCTTGGCGTTGGCCTGGGCTCTGCTCTTGGAGGCTTTGGCTCCTCTG tATCCAGCTCTACCAGTAGCAGTGTGTCTCGCAGGGACTCCCTCTTGGCAAGTTCTGACTTATACAAACGCGGCGGCAGCAGTTTAACCCCCATCGGCCAGCCCTTTTACAACAGCCTGGGATACTCGTCTTCACCCAGTCCTATTGGCCTCACACCAGGTCACTCCCCACTcactcctcccccctctctgccctcctctcatGGATCTTCCTCTAGCCTTCACCTAG GTGGCCTGACCAATGGCAGCGGGCGTTACATTTCGGCAGCACCTGGAGCTGAGGCAAAGTATCGTAGCGCCGGAGGGACATCCAGTCTATTCAATTCCAGCAGCCAGCTGTTCCCTCCCTCTCGACCCCGCTACAGTCGCTCCGATGTCATGCCGTCCGGACGTAGCCGCCTACTGGAGGACTTCAGGAACAATCGCTTCCCAAACCTCCAGCTCCGTGATCTACCTGGACACATGGTGGAGTTCTCTCAAGACCAGCATGGATCCAG ATTTATCCAGCAGAAGCTTGAAAGAGCCACTCCTGCTGAGAGGCAGATGGTGTTTGGAGAGATTCTGCAAGCAGCGTACCAACTGATGACTGATGTGTTTGGAAATTACGTCATCCAAAAGTTCTTTGAG TTTGGAAGTGCAGACCAAAAGCTGGCTTTGGCAACACGTATCCGTGGACACGTCCTGCCCCTGGCTTTGCAGATGTATGGTTGCAGGGTCATTCAGAAAGCCCTGGAGTCGATTTCCTCAGACCAGCAG agCGACATCGTCCGAGAGCTTGATGGTCACGTCTTGAAGTGTGTCAAGGACCAGAATGGCAACCATGTGGTTCAGAAATGTATTGAGTGTGTCCAGCCGCAGGCCCTGCAGTTCATTATTGATGCCTTCCAGGGACAG GTGTTCGTGCTCTCCACACACCCTTATGGCTGCAGAGTCATCCAAAGGATTTTGGAGCACTGCACCCAGGAGCAGACTCTGCCCATCCTGGAAGAGCTGCATCAGCACTCTGAGCAGCTGGGCCAG GATCAGTACGGGAACTACGTCATTCAGCATGTTTTGGAGCACGGCAGGCCAGAGGATAAGAGCAAGATAGTCGCAGAGGTTCGTGGGAAGGTTCTCGTCCTTAGCCAACACAAATTTGCAAG TAATGTCGTGGAGAAGTGTGTGATCCACTCCTCACGTGCAGAGAGAGCTCTGCTGATCGATGAAGTGTGCTGCCAGAAAGACGGACCCCACAGCGCCCTGTACACCATGATGAAGGACCAGTATGCCAACTATGTTGTCCAAAGAATGATTGACATGGCAGAACCTGCTCAGCGCAAAATCATCATGCACAAG aTCCGGCCTCACATTGCCACTTTACGCAAGTACACCTATGGGAAGCACATTCTAGCCAAGCTAGAAAAGTACTACATGAAGAGTGGATCCGAACTGGGTCCCATTGGTGGCCCCACGAACGGCCTTATGTAG
- the pum2 gene encoding pumilio homolog 2 isoform X4 — MLMQATLSRGMSVPCSILGMNDVAWQETRGGMLHANGAPETGGVRVHGGGPLATVGGGGQAPGVPHLQGMDRVVNPTPGTPQPPLSGRSQDDATVGYFFQRQPGEQLGGCTPSKHRWPTGDANHVDQVRAVDEMNYDFQALALESRGMGELLPAKKLWDSDELAKDGRKGMLLGEEWRDNAWGSSHHSVSQPIMVQRRPGQSFHGNGDANSVLSPRSEGGGLGVSMVEYVLSSSPGDKMDGRYRNGGYGGGDVDQDGREKSDAQEKVSPFEEDKSPEMKVGEESDPTKANGRGLLNGMDRDCKDFNPTPGSRQASPTEAIERMGPSQTGLEMMGQHHPHLQQHNPAQNKAPAEDFQNQEAQNMGGMEQQGGVESLQFDYAGNQIQVDSSGTPVGLFDYSSQQQLFQRSNPLTVQQLTAAQQQQYALAAAQQQHLAGLAPAFVPNPYIINAGPPGTDPYTAAGLAAAATLAGPTVVPPQYYGVPWGVYPANLFQQQAASTANHSANQQASNQGPGPGQPQVMRTGNNQRPLTPGQGQQSQQESLAAAAAANPALAYAGMPGYQVLAPAAYYDQTGALVMGPGARTSLGGPVRLVQTPLLINPAAAQAAAAVSASGSGNNMSGPPANGLYRSMPQPQPQPQQQQAPPPSSGLPSSSFYGSGSVPNTSQSSSLFSHTSAAPPSSSLGFSSTGGSLGVGLGSALGGFGSSVSSSTSSSVSRRDSLLASSDLYKRGGSSLTPIGQPFYNSLGYSSSPSPIGLTPGHSPLTPPPSLPSSHGSSSSLHLGGLTNGSGRYISAAPGAEAKYRSAGGTSSLFNSSSQLFPPSRPRYSRSDVMPSGRSRLLEDFRNNRFPNLQLRDLPGHMVEFSQDQHGSRFIQQKLERATPAERQMVFGEILQAAYQLMTDVFGNYVIQKFFEFGSADQKLALATRIRGHVLPLALQMYGCRVIQKALESISSDQQSDIVRELDGHVLKCVKDQNGNHVVQKCIECVQPQALQFIIDAFQGQVFVLSTHPYGCRVIQRILEHCTQEQTLPILEELHQHSEQLGQKYQGVSLEMTPKTYYTVSRDALFKDQYGNYVIQHVLEHGRPEDKSKIVAEVRGKVLVLSQHKFASNVVEKCVIHSSRAERALLIDEVCCQKDGPHSALYTMMKDQYANYVVQRMIDMAEPAQRKIIMHKIRPHIATLRKYTYGKHILAKLEKYYMKSGSELGPIGGPTNGLM, encoded by the exons ATGTTAATGCAAGCCAC GCTTTCCCGTGGAATGAGCGTTCCATGCAGCATCCTAGGTATGAATGACGTGGCCTGGCAGGAGACAAGAGGTGGGATGCTGCATGCAAATGGTGCTCCTGAGACCGGAGGTGTCAGAGTTCATGGTGGGGGGCCCTTAGCCACAGTTGGAGGAGGTGGACAGGCTCCTGGAGTTCCACATTTACAGGGCATGGACAGGGTTGTCAACCCTACCCCAGGTACCCCGCAGCCTCCACTGAGTGGACGATCTCAGGATGATGCCACAGTTGGATACTTCTTCCAGAGGCAGCCTGGAGAGCAACTCGGAGGTTGCACGCCCAGCAAGCACCGTTGGCCGACTGGAGACGCCAATCATGTTGATCAG GTCCGTGCTGTGGATGAAATGAACTATGACTTCCAGGCTCTTGCTTTGGAGTCAAGGGGAATGGGAGAG CTTCTGCCAGCAAAAAAGCTGTGGGATTCTGATGAGTTGGCCAAGGATGGAAGGAAAGGGATGCTTCTTGGCGAGGAATGGAGGGACAATGCATGGGGATCATCTC ATCATTCAGTGTCTCAGCCAATCATGGTGCAGCGGCGACCAGGCCAGAGTTTCCATGGGAATGGTGATGCCAATTCTGTGCTTTCACCTCGCTCAGAAGGTGGAGGCCTTGGGGTGAGCATGGTGGAGTATGTCCTGAGCTCCTCCCCTGGTGACAAAATGGATGGTCGCTACAGGAATGGTGGATAT GGTGGTGGAGATGTTGACCAAGATGGGAGAGAGAAGAGTGATGCCCAAGAGAAAGTGTCCCCCTTTGAAGAGGACAAGAGCCCAGAGATGAAggtgggagaggagagtgaTCCCACTAAAGCCAACGGAAGAGGCCTACTAAATGGCATGGACAGAGACTGCAAAGATTTTAA TCCAACCCCTGGAAGCCGTCAAGCCTCCCCCACTGAGGCCATCGAGCGGATGGGTCCTAGTCAGACAGGTTTGGAGATGATGGGACAGCACCACCCACACCTCCAACAGCACAACCCCGCTCAAAACAAGGCCCCAGCTGAGGACTTCCAGAACCAGGAGGCCCAGAACATGGGAGGAATGGAGCAGCAAGGTGGTGTGGAGTCCCTCCAGTTCGACTATGCGGGAAATCAGATTCAGGTGGACTCATCGGGGACTCCAGTCGGATTATTTGATTACAGCTCCCAGCAGCAG ttgttccaGAGATCTAATCCCCTGACCGTTCAACAgctcactgcagctcagcaacAACAGTACGCCCTTGctgcagcccagcagcagcatcttg CTGGCCTTGCTCCTGCATTTGTGCCAAACCCTTACATCATCAATGCTGGCCCCCCTGGAACTGATCCCTACACTGCTGCCgggctggcagcagcagccacgCTTGCAG GTCCCACAGTGGTTCCACCACAGTACTATGGTGTTCCTTGGGGTGTGTACCCGGCCAATCTTTTCCAGCAACAGGCTGCATCAACTGCCAATCACTCAGCTAATCAGCAAGCATCCAATCAGGGACCAGGGCCTGGCCAACCTCAG GTGATGCGTACAGGAAACAACCAGCGACCTCTTACACCTGGTCAAGGTCAACAGAGCCAGCAAGAATCTctagctgcagcagctgctgcaaacCCTGCACTGGCCTATGCAGGAATGCCTG GTTATCAGGTGTTGGCCCCTGCAGCCTATTATGACCAGACTGGGGCCCTGGTAATGGGACCTGGTGCCCGAACTAGTCTAGGTGGGCCAGTCCGTCTAGTCCAGACCCCTCTCCTCATaaaccctgcagcagcacaagctG CAGCTGCGGTGTCAGCATCTGGCTCCGGTAACAACATGTCTGGTCCTCCAGCCAACGGACTGTACCGCTCAATGCCTCAACCTCAGCcccagccgcagcagcagcaggctccCCCGCCCAGCAGTGGCCTGCCCTCCAGCTCTTTCTATGGCTCTGGATCAGTCCCCAATACGTCTCAGAGTAGTTCCCTTTTCTCACACACCTCTGCTGCACCACCAAGCTCCTCCCTGGGCTTCAGCAGTACCGGTGGCTCTCTTGGCGTTGGCCTGGGCTCTGCTCTTGGAGGCTTTGGCTCCTCTG tATCCAGCTCTACCAGTAGCAGTGTGTCTCGCAGGGACTCCCTCTTGGCAAGTTCTGACTTATACAAACGCGGCGGCAGCAGTTTAACCCCCATCGGCCAGCCCTTTTACAACAGCCTGGGATACTCGTCTTCACCCAGTCCTATTGGCCTCACACCAGGTCACTCCCCACTcactcctcccccctctctgccctcctctcatGGATCTTCCTCTAGCCTTCACCTAG GTGGCCTGACCAATGGCAGCGGGCGTTACATTTCGGCAGCACCTGGAGCTGAGGCAAAGTATCGTAGCGCCGGAGGGACATCCAGTCTATTCAATTCCAGCAGCCAGCTGTTCCCTCCCTCTCGACCCCGCTACAGTCGCTCCGATGTCATGCCGTCCGGACGTAGCCGCCTACTGGAGGACTTCAGGAACAATCGCTTCCCAAACCTCCAGCTCCGTGATCTACCTGGACACATGGTGGAGTTCTCTCAAGACCAGCATGGATCCAG ATTTATCCAGCAGAAGCTTGAAAGAGCCACTCCTGCTGAGAGGCAGATGGTGTTTGGAGAGATTCTGCAAGCAGCGTACCAACTGATGACTGATGTGTTTGGAAATTACGTCATCCAAAAGTTCTTTGAG TTTGGAAGTGCAGACCAAAAGCTGGCTTTGGCAACACGTATCCGTGGACACGTCCTGCCCCTGGCTTTGCAGATGTATGGTTGCAGGGTCATTCAGAAAGCCCTGGAGTCGATTTCCTCAGACCAGCAG agCGACATCGTCCGAGAGCTTGATGGTCACGTCTTGAAGTGTGTCAAGGACCAGAATGGCAACCATGTGGTTCAGAAATGTATTGAGTGTGTCCAGCCGCAGGCCCTGCAGTTCATTATTGATGCCTTCCAGGGACAG GTGTTCGTGCTCTCCACACACCCTTATGGCTGCAGAGTCATCCAAAGGATTTTGGAGCACTGCACCCAGGAGCAGACTCTGCCCATCCTGGAAGAGCTGCATCAGCACTCTGAGCAGCTGGGCCAG AAATATCAAGGCGTATCATTGGAGATGACACCCAAAACATATTATACAGTGTCCCGTGATGCACTGTTCAAG GATCAGTACGGGAACTACGTCATTCAGCATGTTTTGGAGCACGGCAGGCCAGAGGATAAGAGCAAGATAGTCGCAGAGGTTCGTGGGAAGGTTCTCGTCCTTAGCCAACACAAATTTGCAAG TAATGTCGTGGAGAAGTGTGTGATCCACTCCTCACGTGCAGAGAGAGCTCTGCTGATCGATGAAGTGTGCTGCCAGAAAGACGGACCCCACAGCGCCCTGTACACCATGATGAAGGACCAGTATGCCAACTATGTTGTCCAAAGAATGATTGACATGGCAGAACCTGCTCAGCGCAAAATCATCATGCACAAG aTCCGGCCTCACATTGCCACTTTACGCAAGTACACCTATGGGAAGCACATTCTAGCCAAGCTAGAAAAGTACTACATGAAGAGTGGATCCGAACTGGGTCCCATTGGTGGCCCCACGAACGGCCTTATGTAG